A genomic segment from Bradyrhizobium sp. ISRA430 encodes:
- a CDS encoding antibiotic biosynthesis monooxygenase has product MIAVIFEVWPKPEHRQDYFDIAADLKPLLQTIDGFISVERFESLTEKGKILSVSFWRDEAAVEAWRNTMEHRRSQAKGRSKIFADYRLRIASVIRDYGMTDREQAPKDSRAVHDAH; this is encoded by the coding sequence ATGATCGCCGTGATCTTCGAAGTCTGGCCGAAGCCGGAACACCGCCAGGACTATTTCGATATCGCGGCCGATCTGAAGCCGCTCCTGCAAACCATCGACGGCTTCATCTCGGTCGAGCGCTTCGAGAGCCTGACGGAGAAGGGCAAGATCCTGTCGGTGTCGTTCTGGCGCGACGAGGCGGCGGTCGAGGCCTGGCGCAACACGATGGAGCACCGCCGCTCGCAGGCCAAGGGCCGCAGCAAGATCTTCGCCGACTATCGCCTGCGCATTGCCAGCGTGATCCGCGATTATGGCATGACCGACCGCGAACAGGCGCCGAAGGACAGCCGCGCCGTACACGACGCGCACTAG
- a CDS encoding isocitrate lyase/phosphoenolpyruvate mutase family protein, which translates to MHVTTADKRATFRKMHESGCFILPNPFDVGSAKALQHLGFQAIASSSAGFAWTIGHADNRVAVDDVCQHLAALCSAVDIPVNADFEGGFAVEPDKVAENVERGVRTGVAGLSIEDSTGDKDKPIYERALAVERMKAARKAIGDSGTMLVGRCEAYLWGVTDLELVIDRLTAYADAGADCLYAPGLKTREDIAAVVKAVHPKPFNLLIGGSGLSLQEAADLGVRRISVGGSLARAAWGGFMRAAKEMAEKGTFAELAGGYSGGELNKMFS; encoded by the coding sequence ATGCACGTCACGACCGCGGACAAGCGCGCGACATTCAGGAAGATGCACGAGAGCGGCTGCTTCATCCTGCCCAATCCGTTCGACGTCGGCAGCGCCAAAGCGCTGCAGCATCTCGGCTTCCAGGCGATCGCCTCGAGCAGCGCCGGCTTCGCCTGGACGATCGGGCACGCCGATAACCGCGTCGCGGTCGACGACGTCTGTCAGCATCTGGCAGCATTGTGTTCGGCCGTCGACATCCCCGTGAACGCGGATTTCGAGGGCGGCTTCGCGGTCGAACCCGACAAGGTTGCGGAAAATGTCGAGCGCGGCGTGCGGACCGGCGTGGCCGGCCTGTCGATCGAGGATTCCACCGGCGACAAGGACAAGCCGATCTATGAGCGTGCGCTCGCGGTCGAGCGCATGAAGGCGGCGCGCAAGGCGATCGGCGACAGCGGCACCATGCTGGTCGGTCGCTGCGAGGCGTATCTGTGGGGTGTGACCGACCTCGAGCTCGTGATCGACCGGCTCACCGCCTATGCCGACGCTGGTGCCGACTGCCTCTATGCGCCGGGCTTGAAGACGCGCGAGGACATCGCGGCAGTGGTGAAGGCCGTGCATCCCAAGCCGTTCAATCTGCTGATCGGCGGCTCCGGACTCTCGTTGCAGGAAGCCGCCGATCTCGGCGTACGCCGGATCAGTGTCGGCGGCTCGCTGGCGCGCGCGGCCTGGGGCGGCTTCATGCGCGCAGCGAAGGAGATGGCGGAGAAGGGGACGTTCGCAGAGCTGGCCGGCGGCTATTCCGGCGGCGAGCTCAACAAGATGTTTAGCTGA